The genome window GATTCGTCAAAACCTGGAGGCAAATACATCTGGTACCAGAAATCTGTCAGAAACAGAACGGATCaggtgtgatttaaaaaaagaaaggaggaacTATTCTCCTTCCCACCCCATCGATCGATCAGATCGAGGGTCGGACTCACCGAATCCTCCCAGTCGGATGGAGGCTCGCCGCACGGAGGGCATCCCGACGCCAGACATCAGGCCGGTGAATTCTTTGTTGTCCTCCAGGACCGCCACCACTGCAGGCGTGGAGACGTAGAACGCCATTTATGAGGAGAAACCTCAAGCGTCATCCCCGTTTCAGCGTTTGTCTTTGTTACCTTTATTATCCCCGTCCATGAGAGAATAGTAAGGCGTGCCCGGCCCTTTTGAATCGAATGAAAAGCGTTATATTCCTCGCATTCATTTTATTCTAAGTCTCACATAAAAAGGGTAAAAACCGACCGATGCAGCTCATGAGGTAGAACGTGGCGTCGTGGCTGAAGTAGGCGGAGTTATACTGACAGTCTTCTCCACGTAAATCACACGTCAGACACTTTATTGTACCGCCTTTCGTCCACctgacgcgcgcacacacacacacacacacacacacattagcctGAAGCATGGCGACGTCTTCATTCAAACACAAAGACGCTCACCGGTAAACGTTCCTCGCTCCCGGCTTGCCTCCTTCGTTGCTCGAATAAAATCTGGGGATGAATTGAAGCGcggcattagcattagcatttagcattgaTGAATCCGTGCCAAAAATCGACCTTCgttaaaataagaaaatgacaAAACTTCAACAGCTGCCAACAGGAACTAGCTGCGATGCTAACACCCCCAAAATGTCTCAATGAGGAGAATAGACAGAAATGCATTCACGTACATAAACACACGTGTTATTTTGTAACATGCCAGCCGTGCACGGGCGATCCAGGCGGTTCCGACTTACACACTATCCGCCGCCACTTTCAGAATGTCAATGACTTCCCATCGTCCAGAGGTGACGGCTACAGGAATGCCCTGCAGGAATGAGTCCTCGCGTTAAAGACACGCATTCGTGCATAGGTTGTCGTGCAgggagtgaccccccccacccccccgacctACCCGGACCACATGGTGGATGTGCTTGTAGCCTGTGCGGTCGCTCAGCAGCAGGTAGTAGCCGTCGGCATCAAAAACGGGTTCGGGTGGAGAAAACTTGGGAGGGAGAGCAAGAATAGAGGCTTAACTATGAagcgtgggggggtgggggggtcaccctGCGCTTGTAGCAGCAGCCACACAGGTGTTTTCAGACGTACCCGCCCAATCCATCCGGTGGAGCTGTTCACCCACAtgtcctgtaaaaaaaaaaaaaaaaaagacttttatcTTGAAgcttgaaataaaaatgaaacgtTTTGGCGCAGATCGACTGACGCTAAGAATAAAAGTCCTTCCTGCCGTTGAGATTAACCTCTGAAGGAAACCATTCCGATCCCGTGAAATTGTAGATCTGAAGTACGAGGTGTTGCTGCGCCCTCTTCAGCCACTGGACGGCGATACGCTCGTCTGTTGCCCAGGTAACGGTGGCCAGGTAGTGCTCGCTGAGGACATGTAGAAATGAGAAAATTATTTGACTCAAATGTCCTCGGCGGGATTTCAAACCATAATGAAAACCAATTCCTTTTACCTCGAGCGGAAAACTTCCGGCACGACGACCTCGGTGATTTTCGTGGCGTTATCGGTGTCCACGACAAACAGCTTCACGACGGGGTTGGGCGTTCCCGGCTGATCGTAAACCGAATCATAAAAAAGGTGAATAAAGAACGGCTGATAAGCGAAAACGATGGTGATCAGACGGGCCCTtgaggggacccccccccccccaccttcggATAGGCAATGGAGACGGTGCTGGGGTACTGGTCCTCGCCGTACCAGGTGTACTCTATGTTGTGGACCTCGGTGTCGTTGGACTCAACGTAAGCCACGAACTTCCCCCCGGGGGACCACCAGAGGCCCTGATTGGAGGAAAACATCTCCTCTGgaagaacgggggggggggggggtaactccTGCTCTGAGATCGGATGGATCTGATGGATGCAAAGTGGGACGGATGCTCACCCGAATACACCCAGTCCGGGATCCCATTCAAAATCTGATTCTCCCGGCCGTTGCGGGTGACCCGCTGGGAGGGAGACCCGGGCCCGGTCTTTATGTAGACGTCGTTTCCCCAAACATAAGCCTGACGTGAAAGAACAGAAATAGATACACGCCCCAGCGGTCGCTAAAAAGGCCCGTCGGCCCGTCCGAGCTCACCAGCTTGTTCCCTTCAGGAGCCCAGGAAAGGTACTGGACCTTATCCGGGATGTCCGATGGGAGAAATgtgctgaaattaaaaaaaaaaaaaacacgttgcGTGTCTAGCGTTTAAACTTTGGAGCAGACGCGTTTTTGCCACgggtaaaaaataaagcaataaaaatgTGCAGTTAAGAAACTCACCCTGCTTCACGATCATAAAGTGAATAGGAGGCTGTAAATGTATATCGCCACAGctaaaaagcacacacacacacacacacacacacacgcacacacacacacacatcaggatGCACATCTGCCCCAGAGCGGTGCGGCCGGAAGCGGAGCGTACCTTGGAGTAGTTGCTCATGAACGCAACGTACTTGCGGTCAGCAGAGAGCTGGTAGTCGTACGCTTTGTTTTCATCCTGTTTgagacacaggggggggggggggggggggggggaggggggggggtgatgcggACGACAGCGTTTAGCCCGAACATGTCTTTATGCGGTTTGTGCCGTTTACCCGACACGGAAAAAGGAAAGCGACTTACAAACAGGTTTTTGCTTAAGAACTGTGACGACTCGCCCGTCGGAACCTTGTGCAGGAAGACGGAGCCTTCGGACTTGTGCAGATACTCGACAGCTGCGGAGCAAGAAGGCGAAGATCAATGTGGGGGGGTATGAATGTCTGGGTGGTTACCCCAGGCGATAGGGAGATGCGTTGATTTGGATAAAGTGAAAGTGAGGCATTGATCGGAGCAGATGGATAAACAGATGATAGGATCCCCCCCCACCTGAGATCCACCTCAGGTTGTAGGACTTCGGCTTCAGTGAACTGTTGAAGACGTCGTCCAGGGCGAACGGTCTCTGGCCGTCCTCGTCCTTCCTGtcgtctgaggggggggggcacgttaaGCGACACGTTAAGCGACAAATGAACGGAGGGCAATGACGTAAGGAGAGACGCTGAACTTCGCCCGCAAGCCTCCGTCCAGGTTAATGAATTGTGCGTCGTTGTGGTTAACATAACGTCCTGTAAATACTATGACGCGGCGCCACCTGGAAGCCATGACCAGCCATGACCCCATGACCCCGTGACCCTCGCTGAGTGAATATTGCCGCTGGTGGCTCGTggacgcagagacagacagtaTTAGAAGGTTTTCTGGCCAATGCAACACTTTGCTCAGATTTCGCCTGGGGtagaaaaaaaaccaaaaaaaaaccccagttGCACTTTGACCCAGAAGAAACTGGCATTCACGCTCATGCGCACTGAAGGAAATGCTCACGTCTCTGGACAATAATAGAGTAATAAACAAAGTCGCAGAGGGTTGATAGTTAAAGTGAAACACTTCTCTTATCTGTGGACACTTATTTGAGAATATAGATTCTGATATTGTTGAAAAGGACGCGTTATAGAGAATAACGTTGGAGGTGCGCGCTCACGTTGAAATAAACCCTCATTACAAGGCTTTACAGAACAGTGCGCGGTTATATTAAcatgattttaataataataggTGCTCTAAAGTGCGCCGGTCTATGAAACTCCAGTCCAAAAAGCAAAGACTCACCGTTTAGATAGAGAGCAGTCGGCACCGCGATCAGAACGACGACCACCGCGGCCCCCAGGAGCCCGAGGAGCAGCTTGGCCACGGAAACCTGATCAAAGGGGGCAGATAAAAGTCAGAGGAACGCTTCTCGTGAAGTTCTCCCGCGCACGGGAAACCGGATAAGCGCGTGGAAGAATCCAGCACCGACCATTCCGCCTTGCGCTGCGACAGATACCACTGTTCGGTAAATCAGAACTCGATCGATCCCAAGCGCGGAACAAAGTTACGCGGAACAAAGTTACGCGCTTCTCCGGCTCTGCGGCTCTGCGGCTAAACAATATCTCAAGAGAAGTTTCAAAGGCGGGACAATAAATGTCCGATGGAATAAAGTGCGCCAGGTTTTTATGGCGTCCCAGGTGCGTCCAGGGAGGcgcgcccccccacccccctctctgTCCAGCCTGTTCCCAAACTGTGCGCTGCGCAAAAACCGGGTTTTCTTCCAGCCCGGCCACTCAAGGAAGTgcttttaattatcaacaccttcGATTTGAGAGGCGCTCATtcgtgagatcagctgctggagagacggttggaaagaaaacctggactGGCTCGGCCCTCCACGGAACGGGTTGGCTTGGACGCCTCTGGCGCATGTTTTGGATCAAATCTCTGGAGAAATGGTTAACTAAGAAATACACAGGCACAGAATTGTCCAGGTGATACGAGGCAATGACGTCATACGTCCGTGGGTCCTTCAGCTGTCAGAACCCAGCGTGGGAATCTCGACAATCAACATCATGATTGACGCACTGGGAGCTGTCCCAAGGGGAGTTAGAAATCGGGTTTAGATTCATTGTGCTTCAATTTCACAATTATTCGAGTTATAAATCGAACCATTTCTGTCCGTTCTAGGAAAAGGGTTTttagagtaaataaaaaatacaaataaaatgctgtGTAAAATTCACATGTGATTAGAATCACATGTCGATGATCGCTTTATTATTTTGAGGctcttattatttttatttattaattatgaCGTCATTGACGGGACATAAACGGGCTGGTTCTGGCCTTGGGCCTTTATTTCACTGGTGAGGCTAAAGTTAgctagcggcggcggcggcattTCAGTGGATGGGTTTTAGCATCGTTATGCTTCACTAAAGGAGTTTTTCTCCctttgcagaaaaaaataagcaTCAAATTCTGTTGAATAAATAACACTTTATGTCTTCTAAGTGTGCGTTTTAGTTCATAAACTAAACGCGAGCTCGGTTCAGTACGATCGGCTAGCCTGCCGGCTAGCGGGCTAGCCGTCAAACAGGTGGACTTTGATGTCTTTCtagtcctgctgctgctgcacgatatttatttagattttcgTGGACGTCAGCAAATGTTAAAAGCCTGTTAAAAGCTTAACAAATACGAAGCTGTGCCTTTACGAGGAATATTCCGTCACACCGGACATCCTCCGCAAACAAATAGACACTGGATGCGTCCCCTAATGCAGCAGGGATGTTTGAAGAGCGTCGCTCCGTGGACGCCTCCGTTGAACGGACACTAAAGGCGATTCAAATCGTCTCCAGGTGTCGCATCGGACACGTTTGGGCAGATACGGGGAAATTAAAAGCcacgccgtttgtttgtctgtcctcccgactgttagcaagataacccaaaaggttctggacggatcttcaggacattttcaggaaacgttgggaactttaccaggaacagactatcacattttggtgatgatccagaagagatcctggattatggatcagtttgaattgTTCGGTcccattgcagtcaatggagcttttaaatatgtttgtcaATACcttattattgaccgatgtttatgaaatttgacaccgtcatgtagggtggggacctctatatTAGccccgaatttcatccggatcggattgGATCTGGATTGCGGAGACTGTTGCGATCCGAatgttcccatttacttataatggaggcaaTCCTCGTTTCCAGTAAGGAGCCAATAAAAGCTTCCCGCCGAAGATGCACAAGGAGTTAAATGTAGGAAACGGGACGACGGTGAAGCGTGTGATCATCGGTCAACCCAACGCCACACGGTTTACATCATCTTGGACAGTAACCGGCTCGTCCGCTGGAATCCTGTTTACTCAGAGGGAGCgcttggtttttattccagcgGGCCTGTAATGGCATTCTTGGCTTGAGGTCGTCAGGAAGTCATTGTTTGGAGTCAGGGAAGCGTCTCCTAACATCCTCACGATGCTGCGTGCTTCATCTACCGCATCGCAAAACCCACTCTGTTAGCACTGATGCTATTTATACATTCGTTTCAATGTGACGAAGCGCCAAACACCACTCGTGTAGGACTGCACGGCTTAAATCAGATCAGATCATCACCCTTTTCATAAAGCATCGAACCCAGATGgtcacctcttcctcctcctcctgctcctcctcctctcctcaacAAGGCTGATCACCGTCAGCTGAGGGTGAACCCAATGGCTGAACCCAAGGAGATCTGTGACCTAGACTTAGTCGAAGCTAAAAATGTAGTCCTTTAGTCcacaacacaatttaatttaattccctTTTTTTGTGCGGTAGACAAGCAGCATGTACAAAGTGAGGTTTATTTTCCAAGTATTTCCCCAGAAAATATCCCAATTGTTACGTTTCCCCTTAACATCCAGGTCCGGGGAACGGCGAAGGAAGACCGCCActtgttttctaaaatgtttttccccACTGATTATATGGACATGTTAAAATGACTCAAACTGGAAGTGGAATAAAGGAAAAGGGGATCAAATCAAACCCAGacaggcacaaacacaaacggcAGAGAGCCAACTGATGGCGTTGACCCCCCTGAGACAGAACAACCGAAGGGGCAGGGGAGCGTCCGCCTCCTTAAGTAACCTCTCGCCTGATCACCGGCAGCTGAGGGAGGTGTCACAGGTGAACCCAATGGATCCTGATGAGCGAGGAGATCCATAACCGAGATTTAGTTTAGGTTTATTCTCTGTCCATAgctggcaaaataaaataaaaataaatatattgtgaTATGTGAAAGATCCACTGTGACACCTCCCAGCGCAGATCTTTAACGATATCGGATTCATCACCATGTGTTTCTTGTATAAACCAAAGTATTGCGCTTCACTTCAATTCACAGAACATTTCCTCTGAGGGATTTCTGAAGTGGtgtggaaatggaaaaaaatctttgacaaaaaaaaagatgaatggaagaaaaaaaagattattttattgcaaaaagCAGAACAGGACATTCCTGTTCAAATAATTAATATGTTTTATGTAAAGAAGTTTCAGTTGCCttcatgtaaataaaatgtaaatgaaccCTTTGGCCTTTTGTCAAGGTGTAGAAGTAAAACACAATTTGGTTTTTGTTTACATGGAACTACCAAAAGTCTCAAATCCCCATCTAGTGGTAAAAGCAAAGACATGCAGGACAGgcaaatatttgtgtttgtttgtttcctgaa of Brachionichthys hirsutus isolate HB-005 chromosome 24, CSIRO-AGI_Bhir_v1, whole genome shotgun sequence contains these proteins:
- the LOC137912212 gene encoding dipeptidyl peptidase 4-like, encoding MVGAGFFHALIRFPVSVAKLLLGLLGAAVVVVLIAVPTALYLNDDRKDEDGQRPFALDDVFNSSLKPKSYNLRWISAVEYLHKSEGSVFLHKVPTGESSQFLSKNLFDENKAYDYQLSADRKYVAFMSNYSKLWRYTFTASYSLYDREAGTFLPSDIPDKVQYLSWAPEGNKLAYVWGNDVYIKTGPGSPSQRVTRNGRENQILNGIPDWVYSEEMFSSNQGLWWSPGGKFVAYVESNDTEVHNIEYTWYGEDQYPSTVSIAYPKPGTPNPVVKLFVVDTDNATKITEVVVPEVFRSSEHYLATVTWATDERIAVQWLKRAQQHLVLQIYNFTGSEWFPSEDMWVNSSTGWIGRFSPPEPVFDADGYYLLLSDRTGYKHIHHVVRGIPVAVTSGRWEVIDILKVAADSVFYSSNEGGKPGARNVYRWTKGGTIKCLTCDLRGEDCQYNSAYFSHDATFYLMSCIGPGTPYYSLMDGDNKVVAVLEDNKEFTGLMSGVGMPSVRRASIRLGGFDFWYQMYLPPGFDESKKYPLLIDVYAGPCSQQVDFIYRVDWATYLASTEKIVVASFDGRGSGYQGDAVMHAIYKRLGTYEVEDQIAATREFIKMGFIDEDRVAIWGWSYGGYVASMALGSGSGVFRCGMAVAPVSKWFYYDSIYTERYMMEPSENYAAYANSTVTGRASNFHAVQYLLVHGTADDNVHFQQSAEISEALVEEQVDFEAMWYTDKDHGLAGSAYQHVYTHMSHFLLRCFA